A section of the Rhizobium sp. Pop5 genome encodes:
- the hupB gene encoding DNA-binding protein HupB gives MNKNELVSAVAEKAGLTKSDAASAVDAVFDVVQAELKNKGDIRLAGFGSFTVSHRAATKGRNPSTGAEVDIPARNVPKFTPGKGLKDAVNG, from the coding sequence ATGAACAAGAATGAACTCGTGTCCGCAGTAGCCGAAAAGGCTGGACTGACGAAGTCTGACGCGGCTTCCGCTGTCGACGCGGTTTTCGACGTTGTACAGGCCGAACTCAAGAACAAGGGCGACATCCGCCTCGCGGGTTTCGGTAGCTTCACTGTTTCTCATCGTGCCGCAACGAAGGGCCGCAACCCGTCGACCGGCGCTGAAGTCGACATTCCGGCACGCAACGTGCCGAAGTTCACGCCCGGCAAGGGCCTGAAGGATGCCGTCAACGGCTGA